CGCTCGGTCGCCGCCGTCAACTCGGCGGCCAGGTCGGCCTCGACGCGCTCCAGGGCGGCGAGGTCGAGGTGCGGCAGCTCGTGCAGTGTCCGGGTGCGGCCCTGGGCCCGGCGCAGTTCGGCGAGGAGCGCCGTCCAGCCGTCGACGTCGGTGGGCGGTTCGCCGTGGGAGCGGCGGACGAGGGCGGCGGCCTCCTCCCGGGCGCCGTCGAGGGCCTGCGAGGCGCGGGCGGCGAGCCCGCGGATCCGGGCCTGCTCGGCGGCCACCTGCCTGGCGGCCTCGCTCAGTTCGGTGAGCGGCTCCAGCAGCCCGGTGTCGGCGAGCCAGTAGTGCCGGTCCGCCGCCTTGGCGCAGGCGTCCAGGAGCAGTTCCGGGGTGGCGGCCTCCTGGCTGTCCTGCCCGGCTGCGGTGGCCGTCCGGACGACGTCGAGGCAGTCGGCGATGCCGCGGACGAGGTCCGCGTTGCCGATCCGCTCCAGCGGTCCGTCGCCGACCGGCTGGGCGGCGGCGAAGTCGGCGGACTGGAACGGCGTCCGCCACAGCTGGAGTTCGTGCGTGCGGACGGCTTCGCGGTCCGGCTTGACCAGCACGAGCGTGCCGTCCGGCAGCAGTGTGTGCGCCACTCCGTTCAGGGCCGCTGCGGCCTCGCGGCGGACGGTGTTCCAGGGCAGCAGCAGGACCTGCGAGCGGGCCGGGCGGCGCAGGACGTAGAGCAGGTCCTCCCCGTTGGGGGCGGGGAGCACGGCGTCGAAGCCCTGTTCGTCGGCAGCGCCCGCGCCGTCCGTCCGGAAGGCGCGGTGGCTGCCGTCGGCCAGCTCGTAGCCGCCCGGGAAGATCAGGCCCTGCTCGGCCGGGAGCAGCCGGGCGCCGAACCCGACCGAGTCCTGCCGGCGCACCGACCCGGTGCGGGTGTTGACGACGAGGTGGCGGTCGGCCGGCTCGTTGTAGGGGCGGATCCGCAGGAGCAGCAGCGGCCCGGTCGACGCGTGGGCGACCACGGCGTCCGCCAGGCTCTGCAGGGGTTCGTCGACCGGCTCCTCGAACAGCAACCGGTCGCCCGGGACGGTCCGCACGGTGAGCCGGCCGCCGGTGGTGGCGACGGAGACCGCGCCCTCCGCCCCGTCGATCCGGATCCGCCCGTGCTCGTGGTGCTCGCGGCCGACCGCCGTCCACTCCAGTTCGCCGGAGGGCGGCTGCGGGAGGTCGCGCTCACCGTGGTTGCCCAGGTACTCGACCCGGTCGCCGGACAACTGCCAGCTCAGGACGCGCTGGTCGCCGTCGTTCTCGCCCGTCCGGAAGACCGCCAGCAGTCGTCCGGTCGTCGTGCGCACCAGGTCGGCGAGCCGGGCGCCGCGGTAGTAGCGGAGCAGTTCGGCCAGATCGCGGTGGAAGCGCTCGTCGTCGAGCAGGCCCGGCAGGGTCGCCGGGTCCAGCGCAGAGCCGTCCAGGGCGTGCAGGGAGAGCAGGCCGGCGTCGAGGTCCGGCGCCGTCGTCCCCAGCAGCAGGACGTCGGGGCGGACGGCGACGATGCCGCACGCCAGGCCCGCCACGGCGGTGCGCGGCCGGGCCGATCCCGCGAGCTCCAGCGTGCGGGAGCCGAATGCCCCCTGCCGCAGGGAGTTCAGCTCGGCCGCCCGCCGCCCCAGCTCCGCGGCGCGGTCGGCGAGCCGCGCCCGCAGGATCTGGTAGGTGCCGTCCTCGACGCCCATGTCTCTTCCCGTGTCCCTTGCCTGGTCGCGTTCCTGCCGTTCCCGCCCGCTACTTGCCCGTGCTGCCCGTGCCGTTGACCCCGCTGCTGCCGTTGCTGCCGCTCACGGGGCCGACCGGGCCGACGAGCAGCGCCGGGTCCGCCGGCGGGGTGCCCTCGGCGCCGGTGCCGGCGAGCATGCGCTGCAGCAGTGCCAGGTTCCACGGACCACCGGCCGCCAGCGCGCGCAGCACGTCCGTCGCGTCGTCGCTGAAGCTCTTCTCGCCGCTCAGCCAGTCCGCCCCCAGGGTCCGGACGGTCTGCGAGCCCTGCACGACGCCGTCGATGCCCTTGCCGAAGGAGACCGCGCCGACCAGTCGCTCCAGGAACACGCTGTCGCCGCCGACGATGTCGATGTCCGCGCTCTCCAGCCCCGCGGCCAGTACCGCGGCCTGCGCCTCGGCGACCTTCTGCTGGACCTCCAGCGCGGCCAGCCGCACCTCCTTGTCCGCGGCCAGGCGCAGCCGGAACTCCTCGTGCGAGCGCGAGACCTCGTCGAGCGCGGCCATCGCCGCGGCCTTCCGCTCCAGGCCGACGGCCTCGCCGAGCAGCCGCTCGCGGATGCCCGCGGCCTCCGCGTTCGCCTTGCTCTCCGCCACGGCGGCCTCGGCGAGACCGACCTTCTCGATCGCGTCCGCCTTCTCCTTCAGGCCGGCCGCCTCGCCCTCCAGGCGGGCCCGCACACCGGCGGCCTCGGCCATGGCCTGACGCTCCGCCACCTCGGCCCGGGCCAGCCCGGCGGCCCCGGCCAGGGCCCGTTCGCCCTCGGCGCGGCGCAGGCTGGCGGCGGCCTCCAGCTCCGCGGTCTTCTGCCCGGCCTCGGCCAGCACCACCTGCTCCCTGGCCCGCAGGTGCGCGGCCTGCTCGGCCGCCTCGGCCGCCTTGATGTCCTTGACCAGCCGCTCCTGCGCCTCGGCCTCGGCGCTGATGATCACGCTCTGCCGGGTGCGCTCGGCCTCCTGGACGACGCGGACCCGCTTGATCTCCTCCTCCTGCTCGGCGACCGTGCGCTCGACGGCGATCCGCTCGCGCACCACCTCGGCCACACCGCGGCGCTTGACCTCGACCTCCTTCTCCACGTCCGCCTGGGCCAGCTGGACCTCTCGCTCGCGGTTGACGACCTCCAGCATCCGGTCCTTCTCGATCCGCTCGGTCTCGACCGCGAGCACCCGCTCCCGGTTCTTCTCCGCGACCGCGATCTCGCGCTGCTGGTTCTCCCGCTGCACGCCGAGCAGTTCCTCGGTGCGCAGCAGGGCGCCGTGCGACTTGAGCCGCTCCTCCTCCTGCACCATGGCGGTGGCGGCCTCCTCCTGGGCGCGCAGGGTCTCGATCCCCTTGCGCTGGCGGATCTCCGCCTCGGCCCGGCGCCGCTCCAGCTCCAGGACGGCCTCGCGGGCGTCCACGTTCTGGCGGGTGATCTCCATCTCCTCGTTGCGCTGGAAGTCGTTGGTGCGGATGTGCTCCAGCGCGGTCAGCTCGGTGATCTTGCGGATGCCCTGCACGTCGAGGATGTTCGTCGGGTCGAGCTGGGACATCGGCGTCTGTTCGAGGTGGTCGATCGCGGCGTCCTCGAGGTGGTAGCCGTTCAGATCGGTGCCGATGGCCGCGACGATCCGGTCCCGGAACTCCTCGCGGTGGGTGTAGAGGTCGGCGAAGTCGAGCTGCTTGCCGACCGTCCGCAGCGCCTCGGCGAACTTCGCGTTGAACAGGTTCTGCAGCGTCTCCTGGTGGCTCGCCCGCTCCGTGCCGATCGCCTGGGCGACCTTGATGACGTCCTCGACGGTCTTGTTGACCCGGACGAAGAAGGTGATCTGGATGTCGGCGCGGATGTTGTCCTTGCAGATCATGCCCTCCCGGCCGGTCCGGGAGATCTCGATGGTCTTCACCGAGATGTCCATGACCTCCGCGCGGTGCAGCATGGGCAGGACCAGCGCGCCGGTGAACGTCACGTCGACGTTCTTGGGCCGGGAGACGATCAGCGCCTCGCCCTGGACCACCTTGCGGAACAGCCGGCCGAAGAGCAGCAGCGTGCCCAGGCCGATGAGCAGGAGGACGGCGACGAGCACGCCGATTCCGATGGTGACGACAGACATGGCTGTTCCCTTGGACGACCTTGCCGTGGATGGATGGGTGACCGGGTTGCGCCCTGGCGGCGGCGCAGGTGATGACGCGGCGTTGCGTCAACCGGTCGACGGAGGGGCGGGCATGACCCAGAAGAACTCGCCCTCGGCGTCGTAGTCGTAGATGAGCGCGGACGTCCCGGCCCGCAGACCGCTTCCCGCGGCGGCCGCGTCGGCGCGGTTCTGGCGCACCTGGACCACGGCCGAGGAACCGTCGGCGGCACGGACCTCGGCCTGCCCGAAGTCGGGGCCGACCCGTCCGGTGCGGATCACGCAGCCGAGTCCGACGAAGTCCCGGCGCGAGGGCGGCGGGGCCGGCTCGGGCATCACCCGACGCAACGGCCAGACCAGCAGTCGAGCCCCCGCCCAACCGCCGACCAGCGCCAGCGGGAGCAGGAACCACGCCCCCGGCTGCCGAGCCAGGCCCCTCCGGTCAGCGCGGTGAACCAGGCGAAGGCCACCACGAGCGACACCGCCACCGTGACCGGCACCCCGCCCAGGCCCACCGCGCGCTGCAGCCCGGGGTGCCGCAGCCCTCCCCCACCGTGGCCGTGACCGTGGCCGTGGTGCCCCCCACCGTGGTGCCCCCCGCTGTGGCCCCCGTGCCCCCCGCGTGCCCCGTGGACGTGCACGCCGCCCACGAGCACCAGCACCCAGTAGCCCACCACCACGATCAGCGCGAAGGTGAAGACCGCGGTCGGATACCCCGTGACCGCCCCCAGAAAGCCACGCACTGCGCTCGCCCGCCTTCACGCGTCCCCCTGCGGCCACACTCCGTGAGCCGCTCGCGCCATGGTGGCCCCGTATCCGGCACCCACGCAGTGCGTGATCCCGGCAGTCTTGACGCCCTCTTGACGTCCTGGTTCAGCTCACAGCGCGGCAGCGGCCCCGGACCCGAGGAGCGGCGGCGCCCCGGGCCCGGACGGCCGCCCCCGCTCCGGCCGCCCGACGCCGGCCGCGTGTCCGGGATCACAGGACCGTTCGCCCGGCGGGCGAAATGCCTCGGCCGCCGGAACGGTTGGCATCTGCACGCATGCATGCACGTGCACATACCGACCGGTACCTGCGAGGAATTCCATGACCGTCACTGCGTCCTCCGCCTCCCGCGCGGCCGAGATCCTCTCCCGGCCCGTCGCGCTGAACGGCCTGACCGTCCCCAACCGCATCGCGATGGCGCCGATGACGCGCATGTTCTCCCCGGGCGGCGTCCCCGGTGCGGACGTGGCGTCGTACTACGCCCGGCGCGCCGCCGCGGGTGTGGGCCTGATCGTCACTGAGGGGACGTACGTCGGCCACGAGTCGGCCGGCCAGAGCGACCGGGTGCCGCGGTTCCACGGCGAGGAGCAGCTGGCCGGGTGGGCGAAGGTCGCGGAGGCCGTGCACGCGGCCGGCGGCACGATCGTGCCGCAGCTGTGGCACATCGGCATGGTGCGCAAGCAGGGCGAGCCGCCCTACGCCGACGCCCCCGCGGTCGGCCCCTCCGGCATCCGCATCGACGGCACCGAGGGCACCGGCAGGGCGATGACCCGGGGCGACCTGGACGATGTCATCGGCGCCTTCGCCGAGGCCGCCGCGGACGCCGAGCGGATCGGCTTCGACGGCGTGGAGCTGCACGGCGCCCACGGCTACCTCCTCGACCAGTTCCTGTGGGCGGGCACGAACCGCCGGACGGACGCGTACGGCGGCGACCCGGTGGCCCGGACGACGTTCGCGGCCGAGCTCGTGGCCGCCGTCCGCGAGCGCGTCTCCCCCACCTTCCCGGTGATCTTCCGCTACTCGCAGTGGAAGCAGGAGGCCTACAGTTCGCGGCTCGCCGACACCCCGGAGGAACTGGCGGCGATCCTGACCCCGCTGGCCGAGGCCGGGGTCGACGCCTTCCACGCCTCGACCCGCCGCTACTGGCTGCCGGAGTTCGAGGGTTCCGACCTGAACCTGGCGGGCTGGACGAAGAAGCTCACCGGCCGGCCCACCATCACCGTGGGCTCGGTCGGCCTCGACGGCGACTTCCTCGGTGCCTTCATGGGCGAGGGCGCGCCGCTCCAGGGCATCGACAACCTCCTCGACCGCCTGGAGCGCGAGGAGTTCGACATGGTCGCGGTGGGCCGCGCGCTGCTCCAGGATCCGCAGTGGGCCCAGAAGGTCCTGGCGGGCCGGCTCGGCGAGCTGAGGCCGTACGACGCGGCGGCGCTGAAGACGCTGAGCTGAGCGGGGCCCACGGGGCCTCGCAACAGGCCGTGCGCACGACGGCGGTGCCGCCGAGTGGGAGCACTCGGCGGCACCGCGCGGGATGTGCGGGTCGGGCAGGCCGGGTCAGACGTTCCAGACCTGGAACTCGGAGAGCTGTCCGGCCGGCCAGCCGGTGTTCGCCGTGATGGTCACCCGGACGTACCGCTGGGTGGCCGCGGGGAAGGTGATGGTGACCGTGTTGTTCGAGGCTGGGTCGAAGGCGTAGGCGGCCGACGACTTCAGCGTGCTGAAGGTGCTGCCGTCCGAGCTGCCCTGGACGGTCAGCGTCTGGTTGCGGGCGCCCCAGCCGGCGGGGAGCTGCAGGACGACCCGGCTTGCGCTCTGCGCGGAGCCGAGGTCCACCTGCACCCACTGCGGGAAGGCGTTGTTGGCGCTCTCCCAGTAGGTGCCCTGGTTGTTGTCGGTCACGTTCGACGAGGGGTAGACGTCGGTGTGGCTGGACTCGGTGGTGGGCCGGCCGGCCGCCAGGTTGGTGCTCACCGTGCCGGTGCCGGTGCCGGTCAGCGTGACCGCGACCGGGCTGTTCGAGGCGTTGCCGGCGATGGTCAGGGTGCCCGCCCGGCTCCCCGAGGCGGTCGGTGTGAACTTCACGCTCACCGTGCAGGAGGCGTTCACCGCGAGGGTCGACCCGCAGGTGTTGGTCTGCGCGAAGTCATCCGTGGTCGAGATGCCGGAGAGGGTCGCGGCGGCCGTGCCGGTGTTGGTCACCGTGACGGTCTGCGCGGCGCTGGTGCTGCCGGGCGCCTGGGCGGCGAAGGTGAGCGAGGCCGGGTCGGTCGCCAGGATCGCCGCCGAGGAGCCGCCGCCGGGGAAGACCTCGAAGTCCGACAGCTGGGCGGCGCTCCACCCGGTGTTGGCAGTGATGTTGACCCGCACGTACCGCGCGGTGGCGGAGGCGAAGGTGACGGTCACCGTGTTGCCGGTGCTCGGGTCGAAGGTGAAGCCGGCCGGGCCGGCGAGGGTCGAGAAGGTCGAGCCGTCCGTCGAGCCCTGCACGGACAGGGTCTGGGTGCGGGTCGCCCACGCCGCGACCGGCGGGAGCTTGAGGACGACCTTGCCGATCCCGTAGTTCTGGCCGAGGTCGACCTGCGCCCACTGCGGGAAGGAGGCGGCGCTCTCCCAGTAGGTGGAGGTGTCGGTGTCGGTGAGGTTCGCCGGGACGTACACGCCGTTGCCGGAGCTCGCGGTGGCCGGGCGGCCGGCCGCGATGTTGGTGGTGCTGTCGATGCCGCTGCCGCTGAGGGCGACGGTGGTGGGGCTGTTGTTGGCGCTGCTGGTGACGGTCAGGGTGCCGGTGCGGGCGCCGCCGGCGGTGGGCCGGAAGGTGACGGCCACCGTGCAGGAGGCGCCGACCGCGACGGTGCCGCAGGTGTTGGTCTGCGTGAAGTCACCCGTGGCCGCGACCGCGGAGACGGTGGCGGCGGCGGTGCCCGAGTTGCTCACCGTGACGGTCTGCGCGGCGGTCGAGGAGCCGACCACGGTGCTCGCGAAGGACAGCGCGGCGGGGGCGGCATTCAGGACGGGGCCGGGCGCCGTACCGGTGCCGGACAGTGCGACGGAGTTGGTGATCCCGCCCGCGTTGACGGTCAGGGTGCCGGTCCGGGCGCCCGTCGCGGTCGGCTTGAAGGTCACGCCGACGGTGCAGGAGCCGTGCGCCGGGATCGAGGAGCCGCAGGTGTTGGTCTGGGCGAAGTCGCCGGAGACGGAGACCCCGGAGACGGACGCGGCGGAGCCGGTCGGGTTGGAGACCGTGACGGTCTGCGCGGCGCTGGTCGCACCGGTGGCGACCGAACCGAAGTTCAGCGCACTCGGGTTGGCCGTCACGCCCTCGGCCGGGTACGGCGGGAACACCGGGGCCGGCCACGGGCCGCAGACCGGCGTGCCGGTGATGCCGGAGTTGCCGCCGCCGTCGGTCACCGTGAAGTTGCCGCCCTCGCAGCTGTACACCGGCGAGGGCGCGCCCACACCGGTCGCGGTGACGTTGGTGAACTTGGCGGCGCCGCCGGTCTGCTCCTGGAGTGCGAAGGTGCCGGTGCCGGCGATGGTCACGTTGTTCAGGTTGACCCCGCTGACCGTCCCCTCGACCCACTGGACGGCCTCGTACGGGCTCTGTTCGATCAGCGCGTTGCTGACGTTGATCGGTCCGGTGATCGCTCCCTGGCTGCCGTCGAACCACAGGGCGCCCACGCCGAACTGCCAGTTCGGGTCGAGGCTGCCGGCCCGGATCAGGGTGTTGTCGGAGATGGTGGTGGTGCCGACCGGGGTCGAGGTGAAGCGCTGGCCGACGTGGATGCCGCCGCCCTGCGCGAGTCCGGTGTCCTTCACCAGGTTGCCGCTGACGGTGTTGTCGTGGCCGCCGTAGATCGCGATGCCGTTGGCCAGGATCTGGTCCTGGAGGGTGTTGTCGGAGATCGTGTCGTAGGCGTCGGCGCCCAGGCCGGAGTCCGCCCAGGTCGCGATGCCGTCGTCACCGGTGTTGCGGATGTCGCTGTTGGTGACGGTCGAATTGGTCACGCCACCGTGGAAGTTGATGCCGTCGGCGGTGGTGTCCCGGATGCGCATGCCGCTGAAGGTGAGCCGGTCCATCGGCCCGTCCATCCAGGCGCCGACCTTCAGGTGGTCGATCCAGAGGCCGGAGACGGTCGAGTTGCTCATCGCGCCGCCGACGCCGTTGACCTGGGCGCTGTCGTTGCGCTCCTGCACGTCGCCGAAGATCGCGAAGTTCTGCAGGTGCACGCCGGTGCTCGGCGACGGCGCGGAGTTGCCGTAGAAGCCCGGGGCCGCGCCGGTGACGGTGGAGTACCACATGCCGGCACCGGCGATCGTGACGTTGTTGACCGCGATGTGGCCGGGGACTTTGAACGTGCCCGGCGGGATCCACACCGTGCCGCCCGCGCCCGCCGCGCCGACCGCGGCGTTGAACGCGGCCGTCGAGTCGGCCGCACCACTGGCGTCCGCGCCCTTGCTGGTCACCGACACCGAACCGGCGGGCTGCGGCAGCGCCGCGCCGACCTGCTCGAAGTCGGCGAAGTCGACGGTGTACGAGGCCGCGGTGTCCCCCGGGTCCACCTGCAGCGTGAACGTGGTGCCGGCCGGATAGGTGGTCGGGAAGAGGCGGTGGGCCTCGTCGTAGAAGTGGTGCGGGTTGCTGCCCGGCGAGTTGGTGAAGGGGTAGCTGCCGTAGTACCAGCTGTACGCGTTGGTGAGGGTGAAGTCGCTCTGCCGGGTTCCGTTGACGTACAGCGAGAGCGGCGCGCTGTAGACCGAGCCGCCGGCGCCGTCCGGGATGCTGTAGCGGAAGTCGATCGAGTTGGTCGCCACCGGCGTGGTGAAGGTGACGTACTTCCCGGAGCCCTGCAGGGTCACCGCCTTGCGGTAGGACGCCTCGTCCGCAAGCTCACCCGCTGCGTAACTCGGGCCTATGACAGTGCCGTTGGTGGCCGAATTCTCGGCCTGCACCTCGACGTACGGCAGGCTGGCGCCGCTGCCGCCGGTGGCGGTGGCCGCCCAGGCGGGCTGGGTCGCCACGGTGGCGATGCCGGCGGTCAGGAGTGCGGCGGTACCTCCGAGGGCGACCGCTCGCCTCAGATATCGCGCGGGCTGGACCATCTTCTGCTCCTCTTCGACAGGACGTGCCGGACCTTCGGTGTCCGAGCCGTCGTCAAGTGACGTGGGGGGATCAGGACATGGAGCGGTGGGGCATGGGGCCGGCGGAGCGTGGGGCGGGCAGGCCGACGGCGCCGCACGGGGCGTGCCGGGCGGGCGGGAACGGCGGGTGCGGGCGGTGCGGGGCGGTGGCGGCGCACGTGGAACCGTAATCTCATGGCTACATGAGCGCAATATCCGTACGCATCTTTGCCGTATCACTGATTGCTCACCGAAAAGATCCGATGCGGCCCCGGCCGAGGCGGCCCGGCACCGCGGAACGGCCCCGCCCCGGCTCCGGACAGGAGCGGGGGCGGGGCCGCCGGGGCCGCGCGGGTGCAGCGCGGGTGCAGCGCGGGTCAGGAGACGTCCGTCAGCTCCGGCATCGCACCCTCGGTACGGCCCATGTCGATCACCGCGAAGGACGCGTTCTGCGGGTCCGTGAGGGCCGCGAAACGGCCGAACGGGCTGGTCATCGGGCCGAACCGCAGCGTCGCACCCAGCTCCGTCGCCTTCGCGACCGCGGCATCGCAGTCGTCGACGCCGAAGTAGACGCAGAAGAAGGGCGGCAGGCCGGCCGGGAAGTCCGAACCCATCTCCATCCGGCCGAGCACCGGGTCCTGCCCGATGTCGTACGTCCGGTAGTCGATGTGCTCGTCGGCCATCTTCCTGGCCCGGTACGGGAAGGCGGCGGACAGGAAGGCGTCCGAGGCGGCGACGTCCCGGGTGCAGAGCTCGGCCCACGCGTACGCGCCGGGCTCGCCCACCTTCTCGAAGCCCTCGTGCCGGTCGCCCTGCCAGACGCCGAACACGGCGCCGCTCGGCTCCTTGGCGATCAGCATCGTGCCGAAGTCGCCCACCTTCATGGGCTCCATGAGGATCTCGCCGCCGGCGGCCGGATCCTCGCCGCGGTGGCGGCCGCGTCCGGGGAGGCGAGGTAGAGCACCCAGGCGGACGTGCCCTGCTCACCGGGCATCGGCGGGACGATCGCGGCGACCGCCTTCCCGTCCCTGTACGCCTGGGTGTAGTTGCCGAACTCGGAGGCGCTCTCGCCGAACGTCCAGCCGAGCACGTCCCCGTAGAAGGCCTTGGCGCCCTCCAGATCGGTGAACATCGCATCGGCCCAGCAGGGGTGCCTTCGGCCTGTACCGCCATGGTGGTTCCTCTCGGTGGGTGGGTGGAGCGCGCGGCGGGCGGTCAGCCCATGGTCTTCGCGCCGTCCAGGGATTCGCGGATGATGTCGGCGTGCCCGGCGTGCTGCGCCGTCTCGGCGACGACGTGCAGCAGCACCCGGCGGACGGACCAGGCCGCGCCGGGTTCGAACCAGGGCGCCTCGGGCAGCGGGTGGGCCGCGTCGAGGTCGGGCGCGGCGGCGACGAAGGCGTCCGTCCGGGCGGCCACCTCGGCGTACCCGTCCAGCAGACCGGCCAGGGTCTCCCCTCGACCATCCTGAACTGGCCCTCCCAGTCGACCGGGTCACTGCGCATGGCGTCGGCGCCGCCGGTCGCGAAGCGCAGCCAGCGCTGCTCGACGCCGCTGACGTGCTTGATCAGCCCGCCGAGGCAGAGCGCGCTGACCGTGGTGCGCTGCGCGGCCTGCTCGTCGGTGAGGCCCTGGCAGGTCTGCCGCAGGAAGCCGCGGTGCTTGGCGAGGGTCTCCAGCAGGTCGGCGTGCTCGCGGGGCAGCGCGTCGCCGGTGGGGCGGTCGGTCATCGGTCGTTCCTCCGAACGGGGTGGGCGGGCGTGGTCATGGGCGGGCTCCGGCCGGCGGCGGCGTCCACCGCTGGGCGCCG
The Kitasatospora paranensis genome window above contains:
- a CDS encoding SPFH domain-containing protein, which encodes MSVVTIGIGVLVAVLLLIGLGTLLLFGRLFRKVVQGEALIVSRPKNVDVTFTGALVLPMLHRAEVMDISVKTIEISRTGREGMICKDNIRADIQITFFVRVNKTVEDVIKVAQAIGTERASHQETLQNLFNAKFAEALRTVGKQLDFADLYTHREEFRDRIVAAIGTDLNGYHLEDAAIDHLEQTPMSQLDPTNILDVQGIRKITELTALEHIRTNDFQRNEEMEITRQNVDAREAVLELERRRAEAEIRQRKGIETLRAQEEAATAMVQEEERLKSHGALLRTEELLGVQRENQQREIAVAEKNRERVLAVETERIEKDRMLEVVNREREVQLAQADVEKEVEVKRRGVAEVVRERIAVERTVAEQEEEIKRVRVVQEAERTRQSVIISAEAEAQERLVKDIKAAEAAEQAAHLRAREQVVLAEAGQKTAELEAAASLRRAEGERALAGAAGLARAEVAERQAMAEAAGVRARLEGEAAGLKEKADAIEKVGLAEAAVAESKANAEAAGIRERLLGEAVGLERKAAAMAALDEVSRSHEEFRLRLAADKEVRLAALEVQQKVAEAQAAVLAAGLESADIDIVGGDSVFLERLVGAVSFGKGIDGVVQGSQTVRTLGADWLSGEKSFSDDATDVLRALAAGGPWNLALLQRMLAGTGAEGTPPADPALLVGPVGPVSGSNGSSGVNGTGSTGK
- a CDS encoding NADH:flavin oxidoreductase, yielding MTVTASSASRAAEILSRPVALNGLTVPNRIAMAPMTRMFSPGGVPGADVASYYARRAAAGVGLIVTEGTYVGHESAGQSDRVPRFHGEEQLAGWAKVAEAVHAAGGTIVPQLWHIGMVRKQGEPPYADAPAVGPSGIRIDGTEGTGRAMTRGDLDDVIGAFAEAAADAERIGFDGVELHGAHGYLLDQFLWAGTNRRTDAYGGDPVARTTFAAELVAAVRERVSPTFPVIFRYSQWKQEAYSSRLADTPEELAAILTPLAEAGVDAFHASTRRYWLPEFEGSDLNLAGWTKKLTGRPTITVGSVGLDGDFLGAFMGEGAPLQGIDNLLDRLEREEFDMVAVGRALLQDPQWAQKVLAGRLGELRPYDAAALKTLS
- a CDS encoding choice-of-anchor D domain-containing protein; translated protein: MVQPARYLRRAVALGGTAALLTAGIATVATQPAWAATATGGSGASLPYVEVQAENSATNGTVIGPSYAAGELADEASYRKAVTLQGSGKYVTFTTPVATNSIDFRYSIPDGAGGSVYSAPLSLYVNGTRQSDFTLTNAYSWYYGSYPFTNSPGSNPHHFYDEAHRLFPTTYPAGTTFTLQVDPGDTAASYTVDFADFEQVGAALPQPAGSVSVTSKGADASGAADSTAAFNAAVGAAGAGGTVWIPPGTFKVPGHIAVNNVTIAGAGMWYSTVTGAAPGFYGNSAPSPSTGVHLQNFAIFGDVQERNDSAQVNGVGGAMSNSTVSGLWIDHLKVGAWMDGPMDRLTFSGMRIRDTTADGINFHGGVTNSTVTNSDIRNTGDDGIATWADSGLGADAYDTISDNTLQDQILANGIAIYGGHDNTVSGNLVKDTGLAQGGGIHVGQRFTSTPVGTTTISDNTLIRAGSLDPNWQFGVGALWFDGSQGAITGPINVSNALIEQSPYEAVQWVEGTVSGVNLNNVTIAGTGTFALQEQTGGAAKFTNVTATGVGAPSPVYSCEGGNFTVTDGGGNSGITGTPVCGPWPAPVFPPYPAEGVTANPSALNFGSVATGATSAAQTVTVSNPTGSAASVSGVSVSGDFAQTNTCGSSIPAHGSCTVGVTFKPTATGARTGTLTVNAGGITNSVALSGTGTAPGPVLNAAPAALSFASTVVGSSTAAQTVTVSNSGTAAATVSAVAATGDFTQTNTCGTVAVGASCTVAVTFRPTAGGARTGTLTVTSSANNSPTTVALSGSGIDSTTNIAAGRPATASSGNGVYVPANLTDTDTSTYWESAASFPQWAQVDLGQNYGIGKVVLKLPPVAAWATRTQTLSVQGSTDGSTFSTLAGPAGFTFDPSTGNTVTVTFASATARYVRVNITANTGWSAAQLSDFEVFPGGGSSAAILATDPASLTFAAQAPGSTSAAQTVTVTNTGTAAATLSGISTTDDFAQTNTCGSTLAVNASCTVSVKFTPTASGSRAGTLTIAGNASNSPVAVTLTGTGTGTVSTNLAAGRPTTESSHTDVYPSSNVTDNNQGTYWESANNAFPQWVQVDLGSAQSASRVVLQLPAGWGARNQTLTVQGSSDGSTFSTLKSSAAYAFDPASNNTVTITFPAATQRYVRVTITANTGWPAGQLSEFQVWNV